From one Bacteroidales bacterium genomic stretch:
- a CDS encoding aminopeptidase P family protein — protein sequence MRTNYINTILLLMITVSSAFTQPVTPEFYKNRRQAFRDLMPANSAAFIFAYPQRNFSADNYYNYHPNPDLYYLTGYTEPNSVLIIFKEIQGTGDSTYNEIFFVRGHDPYEEKWTGRRLGPDGTMDLLGFKNARDAREFSELAVDFNRFNVVIHDNIPADIEDNGSGYDLSGLYQTFKQKVPEPGDALLHNVKLYMKKYMNSQTLPRYVDFFKSQAEHNPAFANDPVVKLVLQNPDTSQTEIIRNSVNEPLWGPDWYQLITGSLREVKTPEELAVLKKAVDLTAIAHKEVMKAVHPGINESELEAIHTFVHRKLGGDECEGFPPIVGSGRNTCILHYMTNDRVIENGDLVLMDIGAQYKGYSGDITRTIPANGKFTSEQKEIYEIVYQAQNAVFKLCKAGNSFSDLYTASDQVLAKGLLDLGIISDLKDAPAFTLHNCSHPLGLDVHDKEAPDGILKENMVVTVEPGIYIPEGSHCDKKWWNIGIRIEDDVLIGKDGCEILSKIAPRSWQDVEKTIAEKSKFDDLGLPVIH from the coding sequence ATGCGCACCAACTACATCAATACAATTCTGTTGCTGATGATAACCGTATCATCGGCATTTACCCAACCTGTCACTCCCGAATTTTATAAAAACCGCCGCCAGGCATTCCGCGACCTTATGCCTGCCAATTCGGCCGCTTTCATTTTTGCCTATCCGCAAAGAAATTTTTCAGCGGATAATTATTACAATTATCATCCAAACCCCGACCTGTACTATCTCACCGGTTATACGGAGCCAAATTCTGTGCTTATTATATTTAAAGAAATACAGGGCACCGGGGACAGTACCTATAATGAAATATTTTTTGTCAGGGGCCATGACCCATATGAAGAAAAATGGACAGGAAGAAGGCTTGGACCGGATGGCACAATGGATTTACTGGGATTCAAAAATGCCCGTGATGCAAGGGAGTTTTCGGAATTGGCGGTCGATTTCAATCGTTTCAACGTTGTAATTCATGACAATATTCCTGCGGATATTGAAGATAACGGGTCAGGGTATGATCTTTCCGGACTTTACCAGACATTTAAGCAAAAAGTTCCTGAACCTGGTGACGCGCTTCTTCATAATGTTAAGCTTTATATGAAGAAATACATGAATAGCCAAACTCTGCCAAGATATGTAGATTTCTTCAAAAGCCAGGCTGAACACAACCCCGCCTTCGCCAACGATCCTGTAGTAAAACTGGTTTTGCAGAATCCTGATACTTCGCAGACTGAAATAATAAGAAATTCAGTAAATGAGCCACTCTGGGGCCCTGACTGGTACCAACTGATAACCGGATCATTGAGAGAAGTTAAGACCCCTGAGGAATTGGCCGTACTGAAAAAGGCTGTTGACCTCACTGCCATTGCGCATAAAGAAGTTATGAAAGCGGTTCATCCCGGAATAAATGAATCGGAACTGGAAGCCATCCATACCTTTGTGCACAGAAAACTGGGTGGAGATGAATGCGAAGGCTTCCCACCCATTGTGGGATCAGGTAGAAATACATGTATCCTTCATTATATGACCAATGACCGGGTAATTGAAAACGGTGATCTTGTGCTGATGGATATAGGTGCCCAATATAAGGGATATTCAGGAGATATAACGCGTACAATTCCGGCAAACGGAAAATTCACATCAGAACAAAAGGAAATCTATGAAATTGTTTACCAGGCACAAAATGCGGTTTTCAAACTTTGCAAGGCCGGAAATTCCTTTTCTGATTTATACACTGCATCAGACCAGGTACTTGCAAAAGGCCTTTTAGATCTTGGAATAATCAGTGATCTAAAAGATGCTCCCGCGTTTACGCTTCATAACTGCTCACATCCTCTCGGACTGGATGTTCACGACAAAGAAGCCCCGGACGGAATTTTAAAGGAAAATATGGTTGTGACGGTTGAACCCGGTATTTATATACCGGAAGGAAGTCATTGCGATAAAAAATGGTGGAATATAGGCATCCGTATTGAAGACGATGTGCTGATAGGCAAAGATGGTTGTGAAATTCTTTCGAAAATCGCTCCCAGGAGCTGGCAGGATGTTGAAAAAACAATCGCTGAAAAAAGTAAATTTGATGACCTTGGATTGCCTGTAATTCATTAA